Proteins from a genomic interval of Fodinicurvata sediminis DSM 21159:
- a CDS encoding PLP-dependent aminotransferase family protein, with the protein MTWTPNLERLHPGVPKHKALAEAIVSDIDKGLLNSGDRMPTHRALAQRLKVSVQTVSAAYREAERLGYLQGEVGRGTFVRTRLTEGAGSYMLDNRPQGLVDLSIVRAAYGFEQEKASRQIFSELSESENAAWMRACRPVAGSEWHRNVGRKWLSSHGLEVPGERLVITNGGSQGLFLALSSIIQRDDVVLTESLTDHGVIGCANVLGFTLRGLPTDEQGIIPEALDDYCRHTKVRALVCTPTYSNPTGALAGMQRRRKLAEVAAHHGVYVIEDEVYRPLCPDALPAIASFIPELAFYCTSFTKSVLTGLRCGYLVVPTSLTLRVASILRVTGWMATPLLAEIASRWVEDGTAMHLVDVQRREMRARQQLVMKTLGEQVIRAPHNWLAAWVSVPDYWSEEALLQALRERGVAVTISDPFMTFGAHRPNAIRICLGGQIDRTRLEAALEVIRDTFQRYPAINATGFLS; encoded by the coding sequence ATGACATGGACTCCGAACCTGGAGCGCTTGCATCCGGGAGTTCCAAAGCACAAAGCGTTGGCCGAGGCGATTGTCTCGGACATCGACAAGGGGCTTCTGAACAGCGGGGATCGCATGCCGACACACCGGGCCTTGGCGCAGCGCCTGAAGGTAAGTGTTCAAACCGTCAGTGCTGCCTATCGTGAAGCGGAACGCCTGGGCTACCTGCAGGGGGAGGTCGGGCGCGGCACCTTCGTTCGTACCCGCCTGACCGAGGGCGCCGGCTCCTATATGCTGGACAATCGCCCTCAGGGTCTGGTCGACCTTTCCATAGTTCGCGCCGCCTACGGATTCGAGCAGGAGAAGGCGTCGCGTCAGATTTTCAGTGAGCTGTCCGAGAGTGAGAATGCAGCCTGGATGCGAGCCTGCAGGCCTGTGGCCGGTAGTGAATGGCATCGCAATGTTGGCAGGAAATGGCTATCGAGCCACGGACTGGAAGTTCCGGGCGAGCGGCTGGTCATAACAAACGGAGGCTCGCAGGGGCTTTTTCTCGCCCTGAGTTCGATCATCCAAAGAGACGACGTTGTCCTGACAGAAAGTCTGACGGATCACGGCGTGATTGGCTGTGCAAATGTACTGGGGTTCACCCTCAGGGGGCTGCCCACGGATGAACAGGGCATCATACCGGAGGCCCTGGATGATTATTGCCGCCATACAAAGGTGCGCGCGTTGGTTTGCACGCCCACCTACAGCAATCCGACAGGTGCCCTGGCTGGTATGCAGCGTCGCAGGAAGCTTGCAGAGGTGGCGGCACATCATGGAGTCTACGTGATCGAGGACGAAGTTTATCGCCCCCTTTGTCCTGACGCCTTGCCAGCTATAGCCAGCTTCATTCCCGAGTTGGCATTCTATTGCACGAGCTTCACGAAATCCGTTCTGACCGGACTTCGCTGCGGTTATCTGGTTGTGCCAACGTCCCTGACGTTGCGGGTTGCCAGTATCCTCAGGGTGACTGGCTGGATGGCCACCCCCCTGCTGGCGGAGATCGCCTCGCGCTGGGTTGAGGACGGAACTGCCATGCATCTTGTAGATGTGCAAAGGCGCGAAATGAGGGCCCGTCAGCAACTGGTCATGAAAACTTTGGGCGAACAGGTAATCCGCGCCCCCCATAACTGGCTTGCTGCCTGGGTTTCGGTGCCTGATTACTGGTCGGAGGAAGCGCTGCTTCAGGCGCTTCGGGAACGGGGAGTGGCCGTCACTATTTCAGATCCCTTCATGACGTTTGGCGCGCACCGGCCGAATGCCATACGAATCTGCCTGGGTGGCCAGATAGACAGAACACGTCTGGAGGCGGCTCTGGAGGTTATCCGCGACACCTTTCAAAGATATCCGGCCATCAACGCCACAGGATTTCTCTCCTGA
- a CDS encoding TRAP transporter small permease codes for MERQILAISVMLMAINTVANVIARIGFSSSLFFAEEFNQFLIVLVTFVGASTAARYGRHIRMSAITDILPEKPRKVMMTIIAIVTAALLFALMVFSISYLLSLYESNRLTPSLRLPVYIIYSFVPLGLFLTAIQYVFAAAANILSPGVHLSYTVKDVESDGQSSM; via the coding sequence GTGGAGCGCCAGATATTGGCGATCTCGGTCATGCTTATGGCGATCAACACCGTTGCCAATGTCATCGCCAGGATTGGCTTCAGCTCCAGCCTGTTCTTTGCTGAAGAATTCAATCAGTTTCTGATCGTTCTGGTCACCTTCGTGGGAGCCAGCACGGCCGCGCGCTATGGGCGCCATATCCGCATGTCAGCAATCACGGACATTCTTCCTGAGAAACCCCGCAAGGTGATGATGACGATCATAGCCATCGTGACGGCGGCTCTTCTGTTCGCCCTGATGGTATTCTCGATCAGTTATCTGCTGAGCCTCTACGAATCAAATCGGCTGACGCCGTCGCTGCGCCTCCCTGTCTATATCATCTACAGTTTCGTGCCGCTGGGATTGTTCCTTACGGCCATACAGTATGTCTTTGCGGCGGCCGCTAACATCCTGAGCCCCGGTGTTCATCTTTCCTATACCGTCAAGGACGTTGAGTCTGACGGTCAGTCATCGATGTAA
- a CDS encoding TRAP transporter large permease, with protein sequence MEVTILAVMIGLLLLGFPMMVPLLAAVFVGFFIFIPSLNPTIIVQQMISGISPVALIAVPMFIFAADIVTKGHTADRLLDLAMSFVGHVRGGLAITTALGCTMFGAVSGSTQATVVAMGSPLRPKMLDAGYKDSFTLALIINASDIAFLIPPSIGMIVYGVVAKTSIGELFLAGVVPGLMILAMFSVFCWIYARVNNIPTQPKASWSERIRIAKRAGLAAFFPILIIGGIYAGLFSPTEVAAIAVLYAFILEVFIFRAVKLSEVPSIAFSTGMITAVVFILVGAGAAFSWVISFAQVPQAVIGGLGLEGAGPTMTLIAITIAYFIGCMFVDPIVVILVLTPIFAPLVAAAGLDPVHVGTLVTLQVAIGSATPPFGCDIFTAMAVFRRPYMDVIRGTPPFIFILVLAAALLIAFPQIALFLPTLALR encoded by the coding sequence ATGGAAGTTACCATTCTCGCTGTCATGATCGGGTTGCTCCTACTGGGCTTTCCCATGATGGTTCCGTTGCTGGCCGCCGTTTTCGTTGGCTTCTTCATCTTCATTCCCTCGCTCAATCCCACGATCATCGTTCAGCAGATGATCAGTGGTATCAGCCCGGTGGCCCTGATCGCGGTGCCGATGTTCATTTTCGCGGCGGATATCGTCACGAAGGGTCATACTGCCGATCGGCTGCTTGACCTGGCCATGTCCTTTGTCGGTCATGTGCGCGGCGGTCTGGCCATCACAACAGCACTGGGCTGTACAATGTTTGGTGCTGTCTCCGGGTCCACTCAGGCGACCGTGGTTGCCATGGGCAGCCCCTTGCGGCCCAAGATGCTGGATGCCGGCTACAAGGACAGTTTCACGCTGGCCCTGATCATCAATGCCAGTGATATTGCCTTCCTGATTCCGCCATCGATCGGCATGATCGTCTATGGCGTGGTGGCTAAGACCTCCATTGGCGAACTGTTCCTGGCCGGGGTCGTCCCTGGACTCATGATTCTGGCGATGTTCTCTGTTTTCTGCTGGATCTATGCCAGGGTCAATAATATCCCGACTCAGCCCAAGGCAAGCTGGAGCGAACGTATTCGCATTGCCAAACGGGCCGGGCTGGCAGCCTTCTTCCCGATCCTGATCATCGGCGGCATTTATGCCGGCTTATTCAGTCCGACTGAAGTGGCGGCCATTGCCGTGCTCTATGCCTTTATTCTGGAGGTTTTCATCTTCCGGGCGGTGAAGCTTTCGGAAGTTCCCTCGATTGCCTTTTCCACGGGTATGATCACGGCTGTTGTCTTCATTCTGGTCGGAGCGGGTGCCGCTTTCTCATGGGTTATCTCCTTTGCCCAGGTGCCGCAGGCCGTCATCGGCGGACTGGGCCTGGAGGGTGCCGGACCTACGATGACGCTGATCGCGATCACGATCGCCTATTTCATCGGTTGCATGTTCGTGGATCCGATCGTGGTCATCCTGGTCCTGACCCCGATTTTTGCACCGCTGGTTGCCGCAGCTGGCCTGGATCCGGTGCATGTGGGAACGCTGGTCACCCTTCAGGTGGCGATCGGATCTGCAACGCCGCCCTTTGGCTGCGATATCTTCACGGCCATGGCTGTGTTCCGGCGACCCTACATGGACGTGATTCGTGGAACACCGCCATTCATCTTCATTCTTGTTTTGGCAGCAGCGCTTCTGATTGCCTTCCCGCAGATTGCGCTCTTCCTGCCGACGCTCGCACTGAGATGA
- a CDS encoding maleate cis-trans isomerase family protein: MALATDLASEADLPHLLPSDADVYAARLDYRNPVTVESLRAMAGSIETETAKLLPGGELDAVIYGCTSGTAAIGESEIARLIHQVRPGIAVTTPLGACREALRSLKARRVAVLTPYTPEITRSVVAQVEAFGCSVTNVACFDLESDYDMAALSPETLLDGGRQVLDASADALFVSCTALRASEFVALLESRLERPVVASNQALAWHAVRLMGRDDAVTGAGRLMQMPLPGDTA; encoded by the coding sequence TTGGCTCTGGCCACGGACCTGGCCAGCGAGGCCGACCTGCCGCATCTGCTGCCCTCGGACGCGGATGTCTATGCAGCACGCCTCGATTATCGCAATCCGGTGACGGTTGAGTCGCTTCGGGCCATGGCCGGCTCGATTGAAACGGAAACCGCCAAACTACTCCCCGGTGGTGAACTGGATGCGGTGATCTATGGCTGCACTTCCGGAACCGCGGCGATTGGTGAAAGTGAAATCGCACGCCTGATTCACCAGGTGCGTCCCGGGATTGCCGTGACCACTCCACTGGGTGCTTGTCGTGAGGCTTTGCGAAGTCTGAAGGCGCGTCGCGTCGCGGTCCTGACTCCCTACACGCCCGAAATCACAAGGTCCGTAGTCGCTCAGGTGGAAGCTTTTGGTTGCAGCGTCACCAATGTGGCCTGTTTTGACCTTGAGAGCGATTACGATATGGCCGCACTTTCTCCGGAAACCCTGCTTGACGGGGGCAGGCAGGTGCTTGACGCAAGCGCCGATGCCTTGTTTGTCTCTTGCACTGCGCTGCGTGCGTCCGAGTTCGTGGCTCTTCTCGAAAGTCGGCTGGAGCGACCGGTGGTGGCCAGCAACCAGGCACTGGCTTGGCATGCTGTCCGGCTGATGGGACGCGATGATGCTGTGACGGGTGCCGGGCGCTTGATGCAAATGCCTTTGCCTGGGGACACTGCATGA
- the eutB gene encoding hydroxyectoine utilization dehydratase EutB: MMEYGISLADIERARNRIAGTVTRTALNPSLALERQAAVPVHLKLEHTQITGSFKLRGAANAIASLSDEQRSKGVVAVSTGNHGRAVAHAARVAGVRAAICLSELVPRNKVAAIEDLGADLHISGRSQDEAEQEVLRLEREGMTYISPFDNADVIAGQGTLGLEILEEMPEVETVVVPLSGGGLLSGIALAMKAHRPDIRLVGVTMSRGAAMYESLKAGQPIEVEEVESLADSLGGGIGLNNRYTFAIVRDLVESCLLVEEEELAAAIRFAYQEEQQVLEGGAAAGIAALLSGRLKPQGPTLVVLSGRNLDMDQHRRLVCEEDGETQEGKDA, from the coding sequence ATGATGGAGTATGGAATCAGCCTGGCGGACATTGAACGAGCGCGGAACAGAATTGCGGGTACTGTGACGCGAACTGCCCTAAATCCCTCTCTGGCGCTTGAACGGCAGGCGGCTGTGCCCGTTCACCTGAAACTGGAACACACGCAGATCACCGGAAGCTTCAAGCTGCGCGGTGCCGCCAATGCGATCGCCAGCCTATCAGATGAACAACGCTCAAAAGGTGTGGTTGCGGTTTCAACAGGCAACCACGGCCGCGCTGTTGCCCATGCCGCAAGAGTGGCCGGCGTCAGGGCTGCGATCTGTCTGTCCGAACTGGTTCCACGCAACAAGGTCGCGGCCATCGAGGACCTGGGGGCAGACCTGCACATTAGCGGGCGTAGCCAGGATGAGGCCGAGCAGGAGGTTTTGCGCCTCGAGCGCGAGGGCATGACCTACATTTCGCCGTTTGATAACGCCGACGTGATTGCAGGGCAGGGGACCTTGGGCCTGGAGATACTCGAGGAGATGCCCGAAGTCGAAACCGTTGTTGTGCCTCTTTCTGGTGGAGGCCTTCTGTCGGGAATCGCACTGGCAATGAAGGCCCACCGTCCGGACATTCGCCTGGTTGGCGTGACCATGTCCAGGGGGGCGGCAATGTATGAGAGTCTGAAGGCCGGGCAGCCGATCGAGGTTGAGGAGGTTGAAAGCCTTGCCGATTCCCTGGGTGGGGGAATCGGGCTCAACAATCGCTACACCTTTGCGATTGTGCGTGATCTTGTGGAGAGCTGCCTGCTGGTCGAGGAGGAAGAGCTGGCTGCGGCCATCCGTTTTGCCTATCAGGAAGAGCAGCAGGTGCTGGAGGGGGGTGCTGCGGCTGGCATTGCTGCGCTTCTTAGCGGTCGGCTAAAGCCGCAGGGTCCCACCTTGGTTGTTCTGAGTGGACGTAACCTGGATATGGACCAGCATCGCCGCCTGGTTTGTGAGGAGGATGGTGAAACTCAGGAGGGTAAGGATGCCTGA
- a CDS encoding cyclodeaminase, with protein MPEISILSESDLRTLVPLDAEAVDCVEEAFLRLAGAGVVMPPVMRLDIEDANGEVDVKTAYVPGLDSFAIKMSPGFFDNPKLGLPSLNGLMVVFSARTGVVEALLLDNGYLTDVRTAAAGAVAARHLAPRNATQASILGAGIQARLQLKALTLERPVRHVSIWARHTESAAEFAEWARDELQLEAEVCETARQVVEQGEIIVTTTPSREPLIESGWLKPGQHVTAMGSDSEHKNEIAPNVLLEVDRYVCDRQSQCALMGELHHALREGIVPESKVFPELGAIVAGGERGRESDGQITLCDLTGTGVQDTAIATLARRRAAATELGASFSS; from the coding sequence ATGCCTGAGATATCGATCCTGAGTGAAAGCGATCTGCGCACGCTGGTGCCGCTCGATGCAGAAGCTGTGGACTGTGTCGAGGAGGCTTTCTTACGTCTGGCAGGGGCGGGTGTTGTCATGCCGCCTGTCATGCGCCTTGATATCGAGGACGCCAATGGCGAGGTCGACGTCAAGACCGCCTATGTGCCGGGCCTCGACTCCTTTGCCATCAAGATGAGTCCGGGCTTCTTCGACAATCCAAAGCTTGGCTTGCCGAGCCTGAATGGCCTGATGGTCGTGTTTTCCGCTCGAACGGGAGTGGTGGAGGCCCTGTTGCTGGACAACGGGTACCTGACGGATGTGCGTACGGCCGCCGCTGGCGCGGTTGCTGCCCGGCATCTGGCTCCCCGCAATGCCACACAGGCCAGCATTCTTGGGGCAGGCATTCAGGCAAGACTGCAACTGAAGGCCCTGACACTGGAAAGACCTGTTCGTCATGTCAGTATCTGGGCACGGCATACGGAAAGCGCGGCAGAGTTCGCTGAATGGGCGAGAGATGAGCTGCAGCTCGAGGCGGAGGTATGCGAAACGGCCAGACAGGTTGTCGAACAGGGTGAGATCATCGTCACGACGACGCCAAGCCGCGAACCATTGATCGAATCGGGATGGTTGAAGCCCGGTCAGCATGTGACGGCCATGGGCTCTGATTCCGAGCACAAGAATGAAATTGCGCCAAACGTACTTCTGGAAGTGGATCGCTATGTCTGCGATCGTCAAAGCCAGTGCGCCCTGATGGGGGAGCTTCACCATGCGCTGAGGGAAGGGATAGTTCCTGAAAGCAAGGTATTTCCGGAACTTGGTGCCATTGTTGCAGGTGGCGAGCGAGGACGGGAGAGTGACGGTCAAATTACATTATGTGACCTGACCGGTACCGGAGTTCAGGATACTGCCATTGCCACCCTGGCTCGCAGGCGTGCGGCTGCAACAGAACTGGGGGCGAGTTTTTCTTCATGA
- the doeA gene encoding ectoine hydrolase DoeA (DoeA (degradation of ectoine A) is also called EutD (ectoine utilization D).) — MTHVSLPFERSEYDQRLAASRTAMEREGMDLLIVSDPSNMAWLTGYDGWSFYVHQCVVLGLEDEPVWYGRMQDANGARRTVFMREENILYYPDHYVQSLERHPMDLLSSIIEDRGKGAASIGVEMDNYYFSAACFRSLQQHLPNAAFKDATGLVNWRRAIKSAQELEYMRRAARISEAAQQRVWEKVEPGLPKNQLVAEIYDAQIRGVDGYGGDYPAIVPLLPSGADASAPHLTWDDKPFKEGEGTFFELSGCYRRYHCPLSRTIFLGKPPQKFLDTEKAVLEGIEAALGAARPGNRCEDIETAWRQAIARHGLEKESRCGYSIGLSYPPDWGERTMSLRPGDRTELRPGMCFHLIPAIWQDDWGLEITESFTITEAGAEAFCNYPRKLLIKD; from the coding sequence ATGACGCACGTTTCATTGCCTTTTGAACGTTCGGAGTATGATCAGCGCTTGGCTGCGTCCCGGACAGCAATGGAAAGAGAAGGCATGGATCTGCTGATCGTCAGCGATCCATCGAACATGGCGTGGCTGACAGGCTATGACGGTTGGTCCTTCTATGTTCACCAGTGCGTGGTTCTGGGCCTGGAGGACGAGCCGGTCTGGTATGGCCGCATGCAGGACGCGAATGGCGCCCGGCGCACAGTCTTCATGCGTGAAGAAAACATCCTGTACTATCCCGATCACTATGTTCAGTCTCTTGAACGCCATCCCATGGACCTCCTGTCCAGTATCATTGAGGATCGCGGCAAGGGTGCTGCATCGATCGGTGTGGAGATGGACAATTACTACTTCAGTGCGGCCTGTTTCCGTTCCCTGCAGCAGCACTTGCCCAATGCCGCCTTCAAGGATGCGACGGGGCTTGTGAATTGGCGGCGTGCCATCAAGTCAGCGCAGGAACTGGAGTACATGCGCCGGGCCGCCCGAATCAGCGAAGCCGCGCAGCAGCGAGTCTGGGAGAAGGTCGAGCCCGGCTTGCCAAAGAACCAGTTGGTGGCAGAGATTTACGATGCCCAGATACGCGGCGTTGATGGATATGGTGGCGATTATCCGGCCATCGTGCCTCTGTTGCCATCTGGCGCGGATGCCTCGGCGCCCCATCTGACCTGGGATGACAAGCCCTTCAAAGAAGGGGAAGGCACCTTTTTTGAGCTTTCCGGCTGCTACCGGCGCTATCACTGTCCACTCTCACGCACGATTTTTCTCGGCAAGCCGCCACAGAAGTTCCTGGATACTGAAAAAGCAGTTCTGGAGGGCATCGAGGCGGCTCTGGGCGCAGCACGGCCAGGGAATCGCTGCGAGGATATTGAGACCGCCTGGCGTCAGGCCATTGCCCGGCATGGGCTGGAAAAGGAAAGCCGTTGCGGGTATTCAATAGGGCTATCCTATCCTCCCGACTGGGGTGAGCGCACAATGAGTCTGAGACCGGGCGATCGGACCGAATTGCGTCCTGGCATGTGTTTTCACTTGATTCCCGCGATCTGGCAGGATGACTGGGGACTGGAAATCACGGAAAGTTTCACCATCACCGAAGCGGGAGCCGAAGCCTTCTGTAACTACCCCAGGAAGCTCTTGATCAAGGACTGA